The following are encoded together in the Malaya genurostris strain Urasoe2022 chromosome 3, Malgen_1.1, whole genome shotgun sequence genome:
- the LOC131436206 gene encoding FMRFamide-related peptides, with product MKMYLFLAILVYKCSNYFSCAEYDLTDGASTENEATLTFGNDPEVVGDYFDNNKALVYEFQRSIKSDNTEIEARRRSAIDKNFMRFGRSDPNLQRISRASKGTNLMRFGRADRGFLRFGRLPNDVPYSLVNFDLDSSEHADRTNDLDEETVPSKRTPSSSEEVETNQSGEQNKPKQVMYFRRDFPKNLMRFGKRGDEGRFTRLDRANLMRFGRTGNSASRANYLRLGRANGNLMRFGRSKGNLMRFGRSDPHFLRLIKMDNNFMRFGRSDKVMKTKTTNGTVAADPTSTSVDDGMQDQQRLSSDESEESFKPPSNSNKDYDVHLREEDILTPIYVVNS from the coding sequence CTCATGTGCTGAGTATGACCTGACAGATGGAGCTTCGACAGAGAATGAGGCCACACTTACATTTGGCAACGATCCGGAAGTTGTCGGAGACTATTTCGATAACAACAAAGCGTTAGTATATGAATTTCAAAGAAGCATAAAAAGTGACAACACAGAAATAGAAGCGAGAAGGCGAAGTGCAATCGACAAAAACTTTATGCGTTTCGGCAGATCTGATCCAAATCTACAACGAATTTCACGGGCTAGTAAGGGAACAAATCTGATGCGTTTCGGACGTGCGGATAGGGGATTTCTACGGTTTGGCAGACTGCCAAATGATGTACCATACTCACTTGTGAACTTTGACCTGGATAGTTCAGAACACGCTGACAGAACAAATGATTTGGATGAAGAAACAGTACCATCAAAACGAACACCCAGTTCTTCTGAGGAAGTGGAAACAAATCAATCCGGAGAACAAAATAAACCGAAACAAGTCATGTATTTCCGACGTGATTTTCCCAAAAACCTAATGCGATTTGGTAAACGAGGTGATGAGGGAAGATTCACGCGGTTAGACCGCGCTAATCTTATGAGATTCGGTCGGACAGGAAACAGTGCGTCTCGTGCGAACTACCTGCGTCTCGGTCGTGCCAACGGCAATCTCATGCGGTTTGGAAGATCTAAAGGAAATTTGATGCGATTCGGTCGATCAGATCCGCACTTTCTACGACTGATCAAGATGGATAACAACTTTATGCGATTTGGCCGATCTGATAAAGTTATGAAAACTAAAACCACAAATGGAACCGTTGCCGCTGACCCTACCTCCACCTCTGTTGATGATGGAATGCAGGACCAGCAGCGATTATCATCCGACGAGAGTGAAGAATCTTTCAAACCGCCTTCCAACTCAAACAAGGATTACGATGTTCACTTACGTGAAGAAGACATCCTTACTCCAATTTACGTTGTTAACTCCTAG